The genomic DNA TGACGGTGTTGTTGCCCGCACCGCCGCAACCGACGATGACGATGCGCGGGTCGCCGAACTCGTCGCCGTCGCCGCTGAGGTCGGCGTCCATGTCGCGCTGCTCGGCCTCGGCGTTCTCCAACGCGGAGTTGACAATGTCTTGCATTGTCTACACCTTCGCCCAGGGCCGGTTCTGCTCCTGGGATTCTGTCTCTTGTTCATTTATCATCTCACGCACGGCAGAGCGAATCGCCTCGCTCCGGTTCGGGAACTGCCCCGTATCGACCATGCGCTCGACCTCCTCGATCTGCTGCTTCGGGATTCGTAGTGTCACACGCTCCATATTCTTTCCCCTCTGTTTTGCAGGTAAGACGACGTTGCACACGCGAGTCGTCCGCGTTTACACCTCGACACCGGTTCAGAGCGGCGTTTTCGATGGTGTAAGACGCGTCGTCTTACGCAATTGGATGCACAGAAGGAGAATACTTAAAGATTTGGGCCATCGTAAGACACTGAAGCAGAAACGCCGTTTACGCGTCCAAAAGTGCTGTTTTCACCGTTTACGAATCCTTGAGAACGTCTGCCGCGGGGGTTCGGCGGCCGCAGCTCGGACAGAACCCCCAGTCGGAACGGAGCTCGTCGCCACACTCACAGAAGACGCGGTGGGAAGCCTTTTCGCCACAGTTCGGGCAGTAAACATCAGAGGGCGACAGGTCTTCCCCGCACTGTTTACACGATTCGGCGTCGGTGTCAGACGCGCCGGCGGTATCCTCGGCTGGCGTCTTACGGCTCTCGTCTGTTCCGTGTGACATCTCAGCTGAATCGCCAGACAGCGAGATGTTTACGTTGACGTCCTGCGGCTCGCGCGGTGTGTATGACGCGCCGAGGTGCCCGCCCAGCCGTTCGTCGAGGATGGCGTCGACCCGCTCGGCGATGAGGTCGTCAAGCGAGTCGTCTATCGACCCTCCATTGTCGGTCGGCGGCCGGCCGCCGGTGTCTCCTCCAGCGTCGTCAAGATACTCCCGGAGCGCCTCCCGCATGACCTCACTCTTGGAGGCGTCGAACGTCTCCAGTTGACGGATGAGGTCTTCGTCCGCCCGGAAGGTTATCTTGCTCATCGTCTGTCCGACAGTTGTGTGGGACAGTATTTCAATCCTTCCCGCGTGTCTGCCGGCTGTCAGACACTGTGTGGGAACCCCACACTCCAGCCGGAGGTCAAAACCGTTAAGTCCCGCAGTCGCTTTCTGTCGAGTACGCCCGCCCTTAGCTCAGACTGGTAGAGCAGTCGACTGTAGATCGACTTGTCCCCCGTTCAAATCGGGGAGGGCGGACTCAATTTCCTGCCGAAGCGTGTTGCACCCCAATAGCTACGTTTACGCGCAGTAAACAACCTAAGACGCCGAATTCGCATTCTCAAAATCGGCGTCAAAATCCGGATTGGAACTGGACACAAGCCACGGGTCCGCTACGTCCGGCGGGTTCTGTAGCTGAAACGGGGGGATACGCGTGACGCAGTTGTCGCTGACCGACTTCGACAGCGACGGCTGTGACGACGGCCTCACCGAGCTGACCGAGGCCGAACGCGAAGCCTACGTCGCGGTCGAACAGGACGGCGTCGGCGTTCGGGAGTTCGCCCGAGAGACTGAGCGCCGGCCCGGCACCGTTGGTAACCTCCTACGCCGCGCCCGGATGCGGCTGGGGGAAGACGACGCTGACCAGGAGGTGACCGAGACGTGGTGACCTGCCCCGTCTGCGGCGAATCCTCGACGAAAATCTATCGCTGCACCAGCTGTGGTGCCGACCTCGTCGAAACAGGCACCGAAGGGAGGGAAGACGCGTGAACGCCGAACTCATCGAGCCCGCTTGGCACGAGGTCGCCGTCAACCTCATCTTCGGCGACGACGGCCACTGCTGCTCCCACGGCCTCGAACCCTTCTACGCCGCCGAGCGAATCGTCCGCAACAACGGCGGTTCGAAGCGCGGCCGCTGCCAAGTCAACGGCCACACCGTCTCCCTGCAACTGTACTACCAAGACTCCGGCATCGGCTCGCTAAACCACCCTTCCACTGACCTTGATACCATCCGCGAGTTCCGTATCTCGTGGGAAATCGTTGACGAAGACGACGACGTGGGCGAACGGTCGGGTAACATCCACATCGCACCACGCACCCCGAAGATGACCGACACAAACGGGGACAGCATCTCAACGCCGCCGGACCTCACCGGCGTCAACTGCACCGTCAAGGGCAGCAACTTCCCGCTCGAAGAGTACGACGCGCTGCTACATCGGGCGACCAGCGCCCTCGGCTTCAACGAGCGGTATTTCTCCCCCGACCGGATTCACCAAGAGTACAGCAACATTCAGGACGCCGCCCGCTACGTCCGGCTGATTCGAAACGAAACCGGGACGATTCACGCCGTCGACGGCGTCATCGCCCGCATCTCGAACTTGCTTGCCAGCGACCGCTCGGGCTATCGCAAGCACGTCGCTGACGACACCGAGGCTCCCGGCTACTACCACACGGCCACCATCGGCCCGAAGCGGGCCAGCGAGTTGGTCGACCAGCATCATCTGCCGAAGGAAATCAAACACTACCTGCCACGGGAATCAGACAGCCTCGACCCCGAAAACCCCGTCTACCATCCGAAGCTCGAAGCGTCACTACAGGTGTCCCGCGTCGACGGGCCGGTTCAGTGGTCGGAACGGTCCCGCGTTGCTCGCGAACTTGACGAAGTGCTGTTGAACGTGCTTCGATGGGAGGACTTCCCTGTCACCGACGACGAGCTCGAAGCCGGCGACCGTGACGGCGGTGATCCGCCCGGCGGCCGCGGCCCCTTCGTCGAAGACGAATACTTCGGTGCCGAG from Natronomonas pharaonis DSM 2160 includes the following:
- a CDS encoding ribbon-helix-helix domain-containing protein, producing the protein MERVTLRIPKQQIEEVERMVDTGQFPNRSEAIRSAVREMINEQETESQEQNRPWAKV
- a CDS encoding double zinc ribbon domain-containing protein; the encoded protein is MSKITFRADEDLIRQLETFDASKSEVMREALREYLDDAGGDTGGRPPTDNGGSIDDSLDDLIAERVDAILDERLGGHLGASYTPREPQDVNVNISLSGDSAEMSHGTDESRKTPAEDTAGASDTDAESCKQCGEDLSPSDVYCPNCGEKASHRVFCECGDELRSDWGFCPSCGRRTPAADVLKDS
- a CDS encoding sigma factor-like helix-turn-helix DNA-binding protein, yielding MRVTQLSLTDFDSDGCDDGLTELTEAEREAYVAVEQDGVGVREFARETERRPGTVGNLLRRARMRLGEDDADQEVTETW
- a CDS encoding DUF7845 domain-containing protein, whose translation is MNAELIEPAWHEVAVNLIFGDDGHCCSHGLEPFYAAERIVRNNGGSKRGRCQVNGHTVSLQLYYQDSGIGSLNHPSTDLDTIREFRISWEIVDEDDDVGERSGNIHIAPRTPKMTDTNGDSISTPPDLTGVNCTVKGSNFPLEEYDALLHRATSALGFNERYFSPDRIHQEYSNIQDAARYVRLIRNETGTIHAVDGVIARISNLLASDRSGYRKHVADDTEAPGYYHTATIGPKRASELVDQHHLPKEIKHYLPRESDSLDPENPVYHPKLEASLQVSRVDGPVQWSERSRVARELDEVLLNVLRWEDFPVTDDELEAGDRDGGDPPGGRGPFVEDEYFGAETSRRQRRLLDDPTPELQDQQESLVMKHLAGGFEDSDADVLDALVTDGGEVSPQDIAEQKDWHVETIYKAVDRLEDIIDHSYGELSLRSHHIAEKVCEYVQSARRSAVDAAETLARSLEHEVGLELANDALVEWVDRFGVDVEDRRDAQLALRFGRVEMTREEFSVALTTGLHQWMQAGWKRERFLEAEVEVRLDGGRYQMRAYDLMG